The stretch of DNA TCGCACCATTCGCTGATGCTTCGGCCGGATACGAACACATCAAACAGGAGCTTCTTCGCGCGGTTGTCCATAGAGAAGTCGGCGAGTAGCCTCGACTTCACGCCGAAAGTAGGGATTGCGGATCGACTGTTCCGTGATAAGATCGATGGGCCATCCGAAAAGACGTTCCAACTCCTCCGCCAATCCAAGGTAACGATTCGCATAAGTGGCGTTCGGCTGCCGATCCGTCATCTCCACAATAAAATCGACATCGCTCGAAGGCGGATGGAACCGCCCGGCAGCGGCCGATCCAAAGAGGTAGAGACGCTCCACCCCGTACCGGTGGCAAAGCTCGGTGATCTCGCCACGCTTCTTCTCAATCAGCTCCATTACTGCGTTCATAACTCCGTATCCCACCGTGACTTAGGCGTCGCAGATTTGCTCGAATGACAACCGCAGCCAGTGTCTCGCCCTTCTTCGGAGTTGTCAACTCCTTCTTGGGAGTCGGTTAGACGTCTTCAACGTCCTCGGGAACAGTTGGGTGTTGCGCCCCATGCCACACGCCAACAATCCAGACCGCCTTCCCCTTCTCACGATAAAAGAAGCGGTACGGCGCAATGACGACTTCACGCTGCGGAAGGTCGGAAAACTCGGGGATCGCCCGGCCTGAATCCGGAAATTTCACGAGTCTTTTTAGAGCGGTCTCCGCGCGTCGGCGGAACCGCAATGCGGCCTCGGGTTTGTCGCGGCGGATATAGGCGAGAGCGGAAAGGAATTGAGCCCTGACTGACGGGGTAAAGAGAATTTTCACCGATCAATCTTCTGCCAATAGCCGATCGGCCTCCGCCATTACGGTCTCCAGATCAAACCCCTTTCCCGCGGCAATCTCCTTATCCCCGCGTGCGAGGAGGCGAAGAAGCTGCCTGTCATGCTCCGCCTTTTCGTACGCGGCTGTGCTCAACATCACCGCTGCGGCCCGACCGCGTTGAGTAATGATGACCGGCTCTTTCGTGTCCTGAACGCGCTTGAGCACCCGCGCCGCATCCTGGCGAAGATCAGTGATCGGAATGATCTTCGGCACCTTACCCATTAGTCTTACCTCCTACCATACGTCTAAGCGTATCGCCAATATTCCCCTCGTAAGCGGATTGTAATCCCCTGGTGGTGTGTGTCAAGCGGAAAGCAGTACGGGGGAAAAGTCTTGAGGCTAATTCCAGACGCCGGGGATGGTGGTCCGGCAGGAGGGGCAGGCGCCGTCGGTGAGGGTGTTCTTGAGGATGGTGTAGCCGTCCCGCTCGATCAGCAGGGTGTGGCAGGCGTGGCAGTAGGTGTTCTCGTGAGTGCCGACGCGGCCCGGCAGATTCCCGGCATAGACATAATGCAGGCCAGCCTTCTTTCCAATCTCGGCCGCTCGAAGCAGGGTCGCCACCGTCGTGTTGGCGTGGTCCAGCATCTTGTAATCCTGGTGGAACGCCGTGACATGCCAGGGCAGATCGACGGAGACGGACGCCAGGAACTCGGCGATCTGGGTCAACTCCTCATTCGAGTCGTTGAAGCCGGGAACAACCAAGGTCACGATCTCGACCCAGAACTGCTTTGCCACGAGCAGCGTGATGGTGTCCAGGACGTTTCCCAACACCCCGCCCAGCTTCCGGTAGTTAGCGTCGTTGAACCCCTTCAGATCGACCTTGTACAGGTCCACCCACGGCTTCAGGTACTCGAGGACCTGGGGGGTGCCGTTACCGTTGCTGATGTAGGCGGTCTTCAAGCCGTTCGCCCTGGCCAGGCGAAAGATCTCGACCGCCCATTCGCTGGTGATCAGGGGCTCGTTGTAGGTGCTGGCAACGATCGGCGCGCGGTACCGTGTGGCCATGCCGATCAGGTCGTCGGCCGACTTCAGCTCCAGCGGGCTCATAGCTTCAGGATCGCGCAGAACCTGCGACGTGAGCCAATTCTGGCAGTAACTGCAGTGCAGATCGCATCCCAGCATCCCGAAGCTCATGGCGAGTGAACCGGGGAGCACATGATAAAACGGTTTCTTCTCCACCGGATCGACCTGCAAGGCGCTGACGTAGCCGGTGGGAACTTGCAGGACGCCCCCCTTGTTGAACCGGACCCGGCAGACCCCTTGTCGCCCCTCCGGGATCAGGCAGCGGTGACCGCACGCATAGCACCGCACCCGCTGGTTGGGAAGCTCCTCGTACAGCTCTCCCTCTTTGGTGAGTCGGGCTAAGGTATCAGCAAGGGTTATCACGGCCGACATGGGAGTCCTCTGGTTGATAAGCCTCGTTGTCTCAGTTCCTACTCACAATATAGCGCTCCGCTTGGCCTCCTACAAGTTGCCGCTCTTCGTGACTTTTTGCCATTTGGGCTCAGCGCTGGTTTTCTCGTCGCGCTTATGGATGCATTGACACCTCGGATCACCTCGTTATAGAGTGCATCGACGGGAGCGGAGATGGACATGATCGATGTCACAGAAGTTATCGATGATCGTACGGGCGAGACGGTCCTGGAGGTCCCCCTCCGGGGTCGGCTGCTGCTGGACTGCTCCCTGTTGAACAAGGGAAGCGCCTTTTCCGAACAGGAGCGACGTGACTTCGGCTTGGTCGGCCTGCTGCCTTTCCGCGTAAGCACCTTGGAGGAACAGGCGACCCGGAGGTATGAGGAGTACCTGAAGAAGACGACGGCACTGGAGCGCTTCCTTTTCCTCCGTGCCCTGCAGGACCGGAACGAAACGCTATTTTACCGCCTGCTGCAAGACCACCTCACCGAGATGTTGCCGATGATCTACACCCCGGAGGTGGGAGAAGTCTGCCAGCGCTACAGCCATATTTACCACCGGTCTCGCGGACTGTTCATCTCCTATCCACAACGGCAGGAGATGGACACCATTCTGGAAAACCGGCCGTATCGCCAGGTAGACGTCATCGTCGTGACCGATGGCGAACGCATCCTCGGGCTCGGCGATCAGGGGGTGGGCGGGATCGGCATTCCAGTCGGGAAGTTGGCCCTGTACACCGCGTGCGGCGGGGTAGACCCCGGCCGGACGCTGCCCGTCGTGCTCGATGTGGGAACGAACAACCCGGAGAGGCTGGCGGATCCGGATTACCTCGGCTGGCGGCATGAACGCGTGCGCGGGCCGGACTACGATGCCTTCGTGGAGGAGTTCGTGCAGGCTGTGGAGCGGCACCTGCCTGGCGTGCTGCTGCAATGGGAGGACTTTGGCAAGGATCATGCCCGTACACTGCGGGACCGACCGCTACCGCGACCGGCTCTGCAGTTTCAACGACGACATCCAGGGGACCGCGGCGGTCACCCTCGCCGCCTTGCTGGCGGGGGGGAGGGCCACCGGCCGCCCCCTGGGCAGCCAGCGCGTGGTCATCTTGGGCCCCGGCTCGGCCGGGACGGGTATCAGCGATCTGCTGGTGGCGGCGCTGGTCCATGAAGGGTTATCCGAGGATGAGGCCCGATCGCGGCTCTGGTTGGTCGGGCGCCACGGTCTGCTGCACACGGGGATGCGCGATCTCAACCCGGCTCAGCAGCGTTACCGCCAGCCGCTGGAGCGGCTCGCCGGCTGGGAGCGCGGACCGGCCGGAGAGATTTCCCTGGCCGAGGTAGTGCGTCGCGCGCAACCGACGGCGCTGATCGGCGTGACCGGCCAGCCCAAGCCCTTCACTGAAGAAGTGATCCGGACCCTGGCCCGGCAGGTTGAGCGCCCCATCCTCTTACCGCTCTCCAACCCGACGGCCCAGTGTGAGGCCTCGCCGGCCGACCTCGTGGCCTGGACCGAGGGGCGGGCGCTGG from Candidatus Methylomirabilota bacterium encodes:
- a CDS encoding type II toxin-antitoxin system RelE/ParE family toxin gives rise to the protein MKILFTPSVRAQFLSALAYIRRDKPEAALRFRRRAETALKRLVKFPDSGRAIPEFSDLPQREVVIAPYRFFYREKGKAVWIVGVWHGAQHPTVPEDVEDV
- a CDS encoding type II toxin-antitoxin system Phd/YefM family antitoxin — its product is MGKVPKIIPITDLRQDAARVLKRVQDTKEPVIITQRGRAAAVMLSTAAYEKAEHDRQLLRLLARGDKEIAAGKGFDLETVMAEADRLLAED
- the amrS gene encoding AmmeMemoRadiSam system radical SAM enzyme translates to MSAVITLADTLARLTKEGELYEELPNQRVRCYACGHRCLIPEGRQGVCRVRFNKGGVLQVPTGYVSALQVDPVEKKPFYHVLPGSLAMSFGMLGCDLHCSYCQNWLTSQVLRDPEAMSPLELKSADDLIGMATRYRAPIVASTYNEPLITSEWAVEIFRLARANGLKTAYISNGNGTPQVLEYLKPWVDLYKVDLKGFNDANYRKLGGVLGNVLDTITLLVAKQFWVEIVTLVVPGFNDSNEELTQIAEFLASVSVDLPWHVTAFHQDYKMLDHANTTVATLLRAAEIGKKAGLHYVYAGNLPGRVGTHENTYCHACHTLLIERDGYTILKNTLTDGACPSCRTTIPGVWN
- a CDS encoding nucleotidyltransferase domain-containing protein — translated: MNAVMELIEKKRGEITELCHRYGVERLYLFGSAAAGRFHPPSSDVDFIVEMTDRQPNATYANRYLGLAEELERLFGWPIDLITEQSIRNPYFRREVEATRRLLYGQPREEAPV